Below is a genomic region from Brassica oleracea var. oleracea cultivar TO1000 chromosome C9, BOL, whole genome shotgun sequence.
AAGGAATCATACGGTTTTCCCCAACCATTATGAGTCACGGTCTTAGAAACACCTTTACCCAGTGGGAGCATGTAAATCATAACTCCAGGCTCGGTTCCTCTTTGAATACCGAGCACACCATTAGTCAAAGGACGCTCGTAATAGTCTGCATAACTAGCTTCTTTTGTCCACCTGAACAGATTCCTAGACACCTGAAAATGTGTAAGTTTTGATATGTTACGTTGAGAAAATAAAGAGTTTAAAATCATATATACCTTGAGCATGCTGTAAGTAGTACATGATTCCTCGTTTTCAGTTTGCAACGTAGTCGCCGTTCTCTTTGAATCTCTCCAGTCCTAGTGTTAAGCATGGTTAAGAGTTATGTTAAAATGAACCAAGCTCTAAAGTCAGTTAATGTTAGTACTTAGTACTATTACCAGAACTCATTGACTGGTGTTCCTCCGGTTTCATAGCTGTGAGAAGCATTGACTATATCCATAAAAAAACATCTATATTTCCTGAAAAAGTGCAGGTTTCAGAATCAATAGAAACCAATGTTTTTTTGTAATAAATCTCACATTTTTCCAGATTATGCTTCAATACCTTATGGAGTGGGTCACCAGTGATTTCATAGCGAAGTTGAGACCCGACAACAATGGGAATATGTGTGTTACAGTGGAATCCACTTATATCATCTGCCTGGTCAAGTAAAGTTCTGTTATGTTACCATTCACACACTTATCATGTAACAGTAGTACAACTTAATTTTAGCCCCAATTACAAAACGACGTCATTTTGTGTTGAGAGTTAAAATTACGTCGTTTTAGAATTACTATTTCATCTTCTATTGGTCACGACGGCTCATGTCTCGGCTTGTATATATTATAATATATATGTTTCTATCAATTTTTAAACCATAATAAGTTTACGGTATATTTTTTTTATTAAATAGATTGTTTCAAACTTTCACATGTATTTGTATCTTCTTCTATATATATATTTTCGGATTATTATTTCATTATTAAAATCGTAACTATATATATAAAAAGATTAGAAAATATTGTTTTATTTTCATATTCAAAGATATTGTAATATTTCACAAATTTAGAAAGTTTTTAAAAAATTAAACTTTTTGCTTCATAAATTTATATTATCGAGTAAATAATTAAACATTTAGTTTTGTTTAATTTTTAGAATAAATTATATAGTTGTTTTCATTGGTTTAAGGTAGTAAAGATTAATCATTGTTAGATAATATGATTTTTGTTATTCAAAAAAAAAATCTTTATAATTTTTAAAGTTAACATCGACAAATATTTAAATATTTAACATATGGAGGTATAGCATTACAACATTAAATTATATTTATTTAATTAATTTATAATATCTATAAATCCAATGGATCATCTATTGTTTAAATCTAATTATTAATAGCCAAATAAAAATTTATGGTAGGCCCAAAATTTAAATGATAAGATTATAGATTAAATGTAACATAACTTTCTAGGAATATGTTCATTTGTTCCATTTTTAAAAAAATCACACATGAATCAAGGTTGTGACTTATGTTTTAATATATAAGATGCAGGTTAAGTCGTATTCCGGCCTATTTAATACTCTCTGTTCTGAAATGTAATATGTTTAGAATAATTTTTATGTTCCAATATAAGATGTTTTCATATTTTTAGGTAACTTTAAGTTTATCAAAAACTGTGTAGCCAATCAAATTTAATAGTTCTATTTTGTAATTGGTCGAATAGTTTTTAGTTTATAATTTTAATGATATTTTCTAGGTAAAAGTAATTTTTTTAATAAATGTGTATTACTCAAAACATCTTATATTTAGGAAGAGAGAGAGTAGTTCATATAGTAATATTACTCACGAACGGGATTGTTTGGGTTGTAAAAGGCACTTTTCCCCATGAACCACCAAACTACTTTTTGCTCCTTTTTACGTAAAAAAGACTACCTAATTGGACGAAGCCTATCGATCCAATATTAACTATCAGAAACCCATTATTTGACAACAATAAAAGCTAGAATTTAGTTTAGATCTGACAACAATAAAACCCATTATTTAACAACAATAAAAGCCATTAGATCATCATTATCCATGGTTTCTTAGGGCGGAGTTCTTGAGAGAATATAAAAAATTGTTTCTTAATTTTTAACTAAAAAGTTAAGAAATAGTTTCTTATATTCCCGCAAGAATCCCGCCCTAAGAAACCCTGGATAATGATGTTCTTAGCAGGGTTCGAAAATCGACACATATGTAAGAGAATAAGAATATTAACGAAAACACCAAATAGGGATAGATCTAGATATATCTTATTATATAAAGCTTGGTTCTTCAAAGTTGCTAATTAACATGATCGCTTTATATAATAACTTTGAAGAACCAAACTTTATACAGTAGAACCTCTATAAATTAATAATGTTGGAACTTTGAAATTTTATTAATTTACTGAGATATTAATTTGCAAAAGTTTCCTTATTTAATTTTTTTTTTATTTTCAGATATATTTATTCTAAGATAAGAAAAATATTTGATTTTTGTGTACAAATATTAATTATTATTTATTTGAAATTTGATATTTATATTAATTTTATTATATTATTTAGTGTATATAATATTAGAACTTAAATGTGGTTTTAGATATAATATTACTAAATCTCATCAAAATATATTAAGTATTAATAAAATATAAAAATAATTCTATTGTAAATATAAAACAAACAATATAATAATATGTTCTTACTTATATAAAAAATGTACAGATATAAATTATTAATTTATAATTTTAATGGGATCATATATTTACATAGAATTTTCTTTTAAAAAAATATTATCTTATTATTTTATCGAATTATGTCAAATTTTAAATTGATCCAAGTTGAGACGGACGACATTTATTAATTTATAAAAATTATTAATTTATCTAGTATTAATTTATAGTGGTTCTACTGTATAATAACTTCAAAAATAAAGCTTGAAAATTAGTGTTAAACAACTTCAAAAATAAAGCTTTATAATTCGTTTAGTTCTTATTAAACAAAGTTGACATGTAAAGCTTGGTTCTTATTGGTTCTTATTCATAAAAAATATTTGAAATAATTATTCTACAAATCTTTTTTGATTAGGATTTGAATAAAAGAAAACTACTATTAAACACTCTTTTACAATTTTCTTATGTTTGAGATTTTAGAAAAAGACAATTACTATCAATTTTTTTTTTTTACAATTATGTTTTCTTTATATTTTTAGAAAAGGAAATAAGTATTTTTTTTTAACGTCTGATTAATTGTGCTATTACAACGATGTCGTGTAAAAGCATTAATGAACTCTTAGTTAAACCGCTGGACTAAAGGAGCTTCCACAAATAAGTATTAAATAAATTATTTGATAAATCTTTTCTTAAAAATCTATTTTTTTTTTGAAAAAGTAGAGAAAAATACTATTAAGTAATCTTTTACAATTATCTTTTCTTTAGGATTTTATAAAAGGAAAATTAGTATTAAATAAATTATTTTACGGATCTTTTTTTCTTTAGGATTTTTAAAAAGGACATTTTGTAGAAACAATTACTATTAAATAATTTTTTTATTACTATTAATTAAGGAAATATGACATTTTTTTACTTGATCATATATTTTCTATCATATATTATATATATGCGTATACCCTGAGAAGAAAATTAAGAAAACAGAAAACCTAAAAGATGGATCCAAAAGAGAAGAGCCAAAAGCTTAGCACACCAGAACTCGAAAGCCAATCTCTCTCAAAGAAGGATGTGGCAATCATAAGTCCCTCTTTAAACTCAAAGGTTGATGTGGGAGAAGCGATGAAGAAGCAAAACGACGTCGCTATGTTCCTTGCAGAGAAAGTAATCTCTGCCCTAGCCAGAAACTCTAACTTCGTCTTCTCTCCTGCATCAATCAGCGCCGTTCTAACCATGGTCGCCGTTACCACCGAAGAAGAAACACTCAGATCTTTCATCTTCTCCATCCTTAGGTCATCCTCTATCGATGAGCTCAACGCTGTCTTCCATGAAGTAGCAAACACCGTCCTCGTCGATGAAGTGAGAGCGGTGGCCCTAAGATCTCGGCGGTTAATGGAGTGTGGATGGAGCAGTCCCTATCTGTTAGCCCCTCGAAGAAAGATGTCTTTCAGAATTTCTTCAAAGCTGCTTTTGCTCAAGTTGATTTCAGATTCAAGGTTTGTTTCTAGTTTCAACGATTTCTCTAGTTATCTTTTCGAACCTGCTTTTGAATAGTTGATAAGTTGGCTTTATATTTGTGCGATTTGAAACAGGGTGAACAAGTGCGTATGGAGGTGAATGAGTGGGCTTCACGTCACACCAATGCTTTCATCCAAAACATGCTTCCTCATGGATCTGTTAGAAGTGACACGGACTGGATTTACGGAAACGCAATCTACTTCAAAGGAGCCTGGAAAAACAAATTCCCCAAGTCTTTGAAGAGTTTTACCATCTCGACGGCACATCAACCTCTGTGCCGTTCATGACCACAACCTCTAGGATGCAATACGTAAGGGAATACGATGATTTCAAGGTTCTTAAACTCTCGTTTCAACAAGGCCGTGATACCAACCGCCTATTCTCAATGTATTTCTATCTCCCGGACGACAAGGATGGACTAGATAATCTGGTGAAGAGAATGGCATCTACCCCTGGATTCTTGGATAGTCACATTCCCAGTGAAAAAGTTCGTGTTGGTGAATTCAGAATCCCAAAGTTTAAGATCGAATTCGGTTTTGAGCCTTCGAAGGCTTTCAATGAATTGGAGCTGGAATCGGTTGAATTGCACCATAAAGATTTGGTCGAGATCGATGAAGATGGTGCAGAAGCTGCGGCTGTTACTATCAAAGGAGGCCGCAGAGGGAGGAGAGGCTACAGCACTGTGAGGTTGATAGATTTTGTGGCTGACATAACTAGAACCGTTATGTTCGTTGGTCAAATCTTTGATCCTACTAAAACTTCTTCCGCTTAAGACCGGATTGCAGTTTGCTTTTGTTTTAGATTTTGTTTTAATGAAATTGCAACTTTGCTACATTAGAGCCCATTGATTTTTGGGTATTGAATTAGATGTTTTTTTTTTGAACTTTTTGATTTAGATGTTGCATTACAAAGAATATTGAAAAGATGCATGTGTTTATTTTCTTTCATTTTTAATTAAGTTTTGTTTAAAGATCTTAATCACGTGGAGATTTGTTGAGAGTAAATTGGTTGGCAAGGAAATATACAAACTTGTTGAGATTTTTTTAATTGGTCTAGAGTTAAATAACCTTTTGAATTTATCGTTAGGTTGTGACCGCATAAAATTTACTTTAAAATTTAGTCTGCAGGATTTTTCTATTTGGTTTTAAAGGATGTAGTTTTAAAATTTCTTAAAATTAAAAAGATGCGACTTTAGAAAATATGATTTTTACCGCTAATTTGTTTGTTTTTTGGCTGTACCTTTATTTTTTTGGTTGTACCTTTAAAAATCAATATAAAGAATGATTGGTAGATTTAAAAACTGTAGTAAAAATTAAAGTTAAAATCATCTTCTACATCCCAACCAATCACCCTCCCCCATTGTTTTTTGATGATTCTTGATAACAAAATTAAATAACTATTTGAGTTAGAAAATAGCAATAAATAGAACAATCACACATTGACATAATCACACATAAGGTAATAAATTAACATTGGCAATAACTTACCTACAACAGCATAACCAATTTTATACGTTGATAAGAATATACACACATAAGCATAATAGTCACATTAAATTACGTACAACATCATAACATCTATATGTACAATCGCCTAAGTATAACTGTGGCAATAACTAACGTATGGCAGCATGACAATTTTTTTTTAAATCAACATCAGTTTAATGTGAAGATCAGGATATCTAGTTATTTCTTCAACATGTGACATCCAAAAAAAAAGAACACGCAAAATGTAAAAGAACATGCAGAAAAACTCACCTAATATTTTTCTTGTATCTCTTTTTATGTTTAGTATCAAAATATGAGAGAACTTAATCATATATATATGTGCATAATTATAGTTCATTTTGGTTTATGATTTTTAAAAAGAAAATTTTAATTCTAAATAAAATAGATTTATAAAAATAGAATGTTTTCCTTTTTGTATAAATCTTAACAAAAAAAAAATTTAAAAAACTTCTTCAATAGTAATTTTTAAAAAAGAATTTGATGACAAACATGATACTAAAACTGTTTAATTAACAAAAATCAAAAATTATAATATTGTCGTGATTGGTCTTTATATGTGTTTGGTCATACGAAAATCAAAACACATATTTGATATATATTTTCGTGTTTGGTCATACAAAATAGATTATTATTATTGTCATCGTAGGTGATTTTTATATGTATTTGGTCAAAAAAAAATCAAGCTTCATCGTCATGTTATTATATTTTTGTAATAACAATAAAACACCTATAGAAAAAAATACAAATCCAAAATGAAGAAAACTAGGAAAATTACTTGAAATACTATAACTTGGATACCACTTTTTAATATTACCCTTTAAGAAAAAATATTGTTAACATTTAAATTTTTAGCTATTTGTTGTAAATAAACATTTTTTTTCCTGATGATCACTAAATGTAATATTTCATCAAAAAAAGTCCTAAAACTGTGATAAATAATTTATTATTTTTATGTTCTTTATAAACTTAAAACACCAAACACATGGGCTATATATATATATATATATATATATTTAGCTTTGCCTCTTTCAAAAGGCTAGTTACAACATGAACATAATGTACTAACGTAACAGTGTGTAATAAACATATCCCAAATCAAGCTTTTGATTACCCCCAAATCACTTCTTAATGATTTGATTAAATTATTTCCGACACTTCCCGAGAGGCTTTCCACAGAGACAGCTATTGTAAGCAAACGACGTCGCTTCAAGATGATCGAAAGGAGATCATGTCGGAATCTTCCCACAAAGATGGTTATGGCTCACGTCGAGGTGGCCTATAAACGACGCCGTCGTAATACTCCCCGGAATCGCTCCCTTTAGACGGTTGTTCGAAAGATCCAGCACCGTGAAGTACGACCTCGGTCCGAACGTGTTCGGTATCCTTCCCGCGAGAAGGTTCCCGCTCAAATTCAAAATCGAGATCGACGAGTTCATCAGAGTCCCCGGCATGGCGCCGGAGATTAAATTCCCGTCGAGATTAAGCGTCGCGAGCACCGACATTTTCCCCATAGAAGTCGATATCGAGCCGGTGATTCGGTTCATGGAGAGCTCAAGATCCGCGAGACGGTAGATTCGGGTTAAAGATTCGGGTATTTGACCCGAGAGTTTGTTACCGGTTAAGAGAACGCGACTCAGCATCTTTAACCGGCCGATATCTCCCGGTATAACTCCGGAGAGATTGTTGTTCACGAGATCCAAATGCGATAACATCGTTAACCTCGTAATCGACGGAGGAATCCCACCGGATATTTTATTATCGGCGAGATTCAACACCCTTAGGTTCACCAGCTTCCCGATATTCGCCGGAATCACGCCGGAGATTTTATTCCCGACGAGATCTAAATGTCTCATGGCAAGAATATTCGTGATGCAGCTCGGAATCACGCCGGAGATTCCTTCTGTTGCAAACTGCAGAAAATTGCAGGTTCTCTTCATGCTTCTCTTGTTCTGTTTTTGGTCTTGTTCAAAGAAAAGAAAACAGATGAATGTTTGTGTGTAGAACGTATGAGTGAGAGGTGGTAGTAGATAGAGAAAGATGAAGCAGAGAACTGATTTCTTACTTGCTTACAATGGCCATTACATATTTATACAGAGAACAGAACACTCTNNNNNNNNNNNNNNNNNNNNNNNNNNNNNNNNNNNNNNNNNNNNNNNNNNNNNNNNNNNNNNNNNNNNNNNNNNNNNNNNNNNNNNNNNNNNNNNNNNNNNNNNNNNNNNNNNNNNNNNN
It encodes:
- the LOC106316511 gene encoding DNA-damage-repair/toleration protein DRT100-like, with protein sequence MGAMVDAKKALAIVLISVVVSLLAGAPTVVQACLPSDRAALLEFRSKLNEPYIGVFKTWKGQDCCKGWYGVSCDPKSRRVSGITLRGVSEEPIFQRAKRKGFMTGTISPALCKLTHLSGITITDWEGISGVIPSCITNILAMRHLDLVGNKISGVIPANIGKLVNLRVLNLADNKISGGIPPSITRLTMLSHLDLVNNNLSGVIPGDIGRLKMLSRVLLTGNKLSGQIPESLTRIYRLADLELSMNRITGSISTSMGKMSVLATLNLDGNLISGAMPGTLMNSSISILNLSGNLLAGRIPNTFGPRSYFTVLDLSNNRLKGAIPGSITTASFIGHLDVSHNHLCGKIPT